From a region of the Gottschalkia purinilytica genome:
- the pheA gene encoding prephenate dehydratase — protein sequence MNELDDIRTRIDCIDKEITKLFEERMSKVIQVAQYKEKNNQPIFDNSREEEVIRRNKTYLKDKEYEKALEEFYKELMAISRRIQAKKIFCEHEYDNKSSSVYNIFNSIKEKKENIKVCFQGVPGAFSEQALIEYFGENTPRCNVAEFEDVFKQLKNEDVDYGILPIENSSTGGISEVCDLLRKYGFYIVGERSVKVDHNLLGIKGSKLEDIKEIYSHPQALQQSSEFLKTSSSWRLFPYRNTAESAKLVKESNRIERAAIASRKAAELYDLEIIASSINYNNNNHTRFIIIGKNLEIDEESNKVSVVMSVPHKPGALYSALNYFAENNLNMQRIESRPIIDKSWEYFFYIDFEGNLKDENLRKAIADLEKNSLYFKLLGNYKSHV from the coding sequence GTGAATGAACTTGATGATATTAGAACAAGAATAGACTGTATAGATAAGGAAATAACGAAACTCTTTGAAGAAAGAATGTCTAAAGTTATACAAGTTGCTCAGTATAAAGAAAAAAACAATCAACCTATTTTTGATAATTCTAGAGAAGAGGAAGTTATTCGTAGAAATAAAACTTACTTAAAAGATAAAGAGTATGAAAAAGCATTGGAAGAGTTTTATAAAGAATTAATGGCAATAAGTCGAAGAATACAAGCAAAGAAAATATTCTGTGAACATGAATATGATAACAAATCATCAAGTGTATATAATATATTTAATAGTATTAAAGAAAAAAAAGAAAATATAAAAGTATGTTTTCAAGGAGTTCCTGGCGCATTTAGTGAGCAAGCTCTTATAGAATATTTTGGAGAAAATACTCCTAGATGCAATGTAGCTGAATTTGAAGATGTGTTTAAGCAGTTAAAAAACGAGGACGTTGATTATGGAATTCTTCCTATAGAAAACTCATCTACAGGTGGAATTTCTGAAGTATGTGATCTACTAAGAAAATATGGTTTTTATATAGTAGGAGAAAGAAGTGTAAAAGTAGATCATAACTTACTTGGAATCAAAGGAAGCAAATTAGAAGATATAAAAGAAATTTACTCACATCCTCAAGCATTACAACAAAGTAGTGAATTTTTAAAAACTAGTTCATCTTGGAGGTTATTTCCTTATAGAAATACTGCTGAAAGTGCAAAACTTGTTAAAGAAAGTAATAGAATAGAGAGAGCAGCTATAGCAAGTAGAAAAGCAGCAGAGCTATATGACTTAGAAATAATAGCGTCTAGTATAAATTACAATAACAATAATCATACAAGATTTATTATAATAGGTAAAAATCTAGAGATAGATGAAGAAAGTAATAAGGTAAGTGTAGTTATGTCTGTACCTCACAAACCAGGAGCTTTATATAGTGCTTTAAACTACTTTGCTGAAAATAATTTAAACATGCAAAGAATTGAGTCTAGACCTATAATAGATAAATCTTGGGAATATTTCTTTTATATAGATTTTGAAGGTAATTTAAAAGATGAAAACTTAAGAAAAGCTATTGCTGATTTAGAGAAAAATAGCCTATATTTTAAATTGCTAGGAAATTATAAAAGTCATGTTTAA